A region of Desulfovibrio sp. TomC DNA encodes the following proteins:
- a CDS encoding bifunctional nucleoside/nucleotide kinase/histidine phosphatase family protein, with amino-acid sequence MGRPAKLCIAMVGLPAMGKSTIASKIKENLEKDDIKVGIFNNGDVRRRMIPGNTSHAGFYDPDNAQAVGLRERIAAVSIAEAKAFLSAEGHIAILDATNVSRKRRETLRQNLGNYPILFVECVNDDPEILALSVARKARLPEFAHLPEAEAKKSFFTRIGYYRHITDPLDDEPNFVRLDSLNNRIIAERVRGELPYYGRIRDLLMSDWIKNLFLVRHAESEYNLENRVGGDSGLTEKGRKMAWALSRHFIGTPLPYVFTSTLTRTREMAEPLLETRKGQTVHHAFAEFDEINVGECDGQSYAEMEEARPELFAARGRNKYNFVYPGGEGYATMAGRVYRGVKKAIYLSGNSEYIMIIGHQAVNRMILSDFLFRRAEDVPYIFIPQDKYFHIVSTQSKKLFELRKF; translated from the coding sequence ATGGGACGGCCGGCCAAACTCTGCATTGCCATGGTGGGGTTGCCGGCCATGGGCAAGTCGACTATCGCCTCGAAAATAAAAGAGAATCTGGAAAAAGACGACATCAAGGTCGGCATTTTCAACAACGGCGACGTGCGTCGGCGCATGATCCCCGGCAACACGTCCCACGCCGGGTTCTATGATCCGGACAATGCCCAGGCGGTGGGGCTGCGCGAACGCATCGCCGCCGTCAGCATTGCCGAGGCCAAGGCCTTTCTCTCGGCCGAAGGCCACATCGCCATTCTCGACGCCACCAACGTCTCCCGCAAACGGCGGGAGACGTTGCGGCAAAATTTAGGCAACTACCCCATCCTGTTCGTCGAATGCGTCAACGACGACCCGGAAATCCTGGCCCTGTCCGTGGCCCGCAAGGCCCGGCTGCCCGAATTCGCCCATCTGCCCGAAGCCGAAGCCAAGAAGAGCTTTTTCACCCGCATCGGCTATTACCGCCACATTACCGATCCCCTGGACGACGAGCCCAATTTCGTGCGCCTCGACAGCCTCAACAACCGGATCATTGCCGAGCGCGTCCGGGGCGAACTCCCCTACTACGGCCGCATCCGCGACCTGCTCATGTCCGACTGGATCAAAAACCTCTTTCTCGTGCGCCATGCCGAGAGCGAATACAATCTGGAAAACCGCGTGGGCGGCGATTCCGGGTTGACCGAAAAAGGCCGCAAGATGGCCTGGGCCTTGTCGCGCCATTTTATCGGCACCCCGCTGCCCTACGTGTTCACCAGCACGCTGACCCGCACCCGGGAGATGGCCGAACCGCTGCTGGAAACCCGCAAGGGCCAGACCGTCCACCATGCCTTTGCGGAGTTCGACGAAATCAACGTTGGCGAATGCGACGGCCAGAGCTACGCCGAGATGGAAGAGGCGCGGCCGGAGCTTTTTGCCGCCCGGGGCCGCAACAAATACAATTTCGTCTATCCGGGCGGCGAGGGCTACGCCACCATGGCCGGCCGGGTCTACCGGGGGGTCAAAAAGGCCATCTACTTAAGCGGCAACTCCGAATACATCATGATTATCGGGCATCAGGCGGTCAATCGCATGATCCTGTCCGATTTTCTCTTTCGCCGGGCCGAAGACGTGCCCTATATCTTCATTCCCCAGGACAAATATTTTCACATTGTCTCGACCCAAAGCAAAAAGCTCTTTGAATTGCGCAAGTTCTAG
- a CDS encoding peptidase U32 family protein gives MTEAKKPEILAPAGDPYSFMAAVAAGADAVYCGLKHFSARMLARNFSTSELAALAEVARARNVRTYVAINTLLKPDEADKAGRLIARLTEDVGPDALIVQDLGVAAVARQAGYKGELHLSTLANVSSPTGLSTLAQFSICRVVLPRELSVDEMREMAEAAPEGLSLEAFIHGALCYNVSGRCYWSSYLGGKSGLRGRCVQPCRRIYDHRGQKGRYFSCQDLSLDVLTKALLTIPKITAWKIEGRKKGPHYVYHTVAAYKLLRDAADDPTAKKMAVGFLEQALGRPGTNYNFLPQRPKNPIDTKERTGSGLPAGKLSRGIKFGQWNLSTRVALMPGDLLRVGFEDEPGHRIVKVTRTVPKGGRLTLTFENETRPESGIPVFLIDRRDPALMAKIGPLESAVAKVTPREAKPSEFVARLPKPAKPARIEPLSLSVWRHPDVRKENGPFGVWVSTNRAHNLPLGRAATVWWWLPPVIWPDEESEFVSLIAAIVSRGGKRFVLGAPWQTALFPKDAKGVDFWAGPFCNIANPLALGELARAGFYGAFVSPELSGEDLVNLPRVSPLPLGIVHKGAWPLGLSRVLSGEVKTCLPVVSPKDESLWAVKYDRTYWLYANWEIDLYKYRDALTRAGYVVFADLREPLPKELPRRERTSHFNWDVGLL, from the coding sequence ATGACCGAGGCGAAAAAGCCTGAAATCCTAGCCCCAGCGGGCGATCCCTATTCCTTTATGGCGGCTGTGGCCGCTGGCGCCGACGCCGTGTACTGCGGCCTCAAACATTTTTCCGCCCGGATGCTGGCCCGCAACTTCTCCACCTCGGAGCTGGCGGCCCTGGCCGAGGTGGCCCGCGCCCGGAACGTGCGCACCTACGTGGCCATCAATACCCTGCTCAAGCCCGACGAGGCCGACAAGGCCGGCCGGCTCATCGCCCGTCTGACCGAGGACGTCGGTCCCGATGCGCTCATTGTCCAAGACCTGGGCGTGGCGGCCGTGGCCCGGCAGGCCGGCTACAAGGGCGAACTGCACCTCTCCACCCTGGCCAACGTCAGCAGCCCGACCGGCCTTTCCACGCTGGCCCAGTTTTCCATCTGCCGGGTGGTCCTGCCGCGCGAACTGTCCGTGGACGAGATGCGCGAGATGGCCGAAGCCGCGCCCGAGGGTCTCAGCCTGGAGGCCTTTATCCATGGGGCGCTGTGCTATAACGTCTCTGGGCGGTGCTACTGGAGCAGCTATCTCGGCGGCAAGTCCGGCCTTCGCGGCCGCTGCGTCCAGCCCTGCCGGCGCATTTACGACCACCGGGGCCAGAAGGGCCGCTACTTCTCCTGCCAGGACTTGAGCCTTGACGTCCTGACCAAGGCGCTGTTGACCATCCCGAAGATCACCGCCTGGAAGATAGAAGGCCGCAAGAAAGGCCCGCATTACGTCTATCATACCGTGGCCGCCTACAAGCTGTTGCGCGACGCCGCCGACGATCCGACGGCCAAGAAGATGGCCGTTGGCTTCCTGGAACAGGCCCTTGGCCGCCCGGGCACCAATTACAACTTCCTGCCCCAGCGCCCCAAAAATCCCATCGACACCAAAGAGCGCACCGGCTCGGGCCTGCCGGCCGGCAAGCTCTCCCGGGGCATCAAGTTCGGCCAGTGGAACCTGTCCACCCGGGTGGCCCTTATGCCCGGCGATCTGCTGCGCGTCGGTTTCGAGGACGAGCCCGGGCACCGCATCGTCAAGGTGACGCGCACCGTGCCCAAGGGCGGCCGCCTGACCCTGACCTTTGAAAACGAAACCCGGCCGGAATCCGGCATTCCGGTCTTTTTGATCGACCGCCGCGACCCGGCGCTCATGGCCAAGATCGGCCCTCTGGAATCCGCCGTGGCCAAGGTGACGCCCAGGGAAGCCAAGCCCTCGGAATTTGTCGCCCGGCTGCCCAAGCCGGCCAAGCCGGCCCGCATCGAACCGCTGTCGCTTTCCGTGTGGCGGCATCCCGATGTGCGCAAGGAGAATGGCCCCTTTGGCGTGTGGGTCTCCACCAACCGGGCTCACAACCTGCCCCTTGGCCGGGCCGCCACGGTCTGGTGGTGGCTGCCGCCGGTCATCTGGCCGGATGAGGAAAGCGAATTTGTGAGCCTCATTGCCGCCATTGTCTCGCGCGGCGGCAAGCGTTTTGTCCTGGGCGCACCCTGGCAGACGGCCCTTTTCCCCAAGGACGCCAAGGGCGTCGACTTCTGGGCCGGCCCGTTTTGCAACATCGCCAATCCGCTGGCCCTGGGCGAACTGGCCCGCGCCGGCTTCTACGGGGCCTTTGTCTCGCCGGAGCTGTCCGGCGAAGACCTCGTCAATCTGCCCCGGGTCTCGCCCCTGCCGCTGGGCATTGTCCACAAGGGCGCCTGGCCGCTTGGCCTGTCCCGGGTCCTTTCCGGCGAGGTCAAGACCTGCCTGCCGGTGGTCAGCCCCAAGGACGAATCCCTGTGGGCCGTCAAATACGACCGCACCTACTGGCTCTACGCCAACTGGGAGATTGATCTCTACAAGTACCGCGACGCCCTGACCCGGGCCGGGTATGTGGTGTTTGCCGATCTGCGCGAACCCCTGCCCAAAGAGCTGCCCCGGCGCGAACGCACCAGCCACTTCAACTGGGACGTCGGGTTGCTGTAA
- a CDS encoding pyridoxal phosphate-dependent aminotransferase, translating to MKLVTEQMEQFLAGGAWIRQIFEQGLELKKQYGEDAVCDFSLGNPDLPPPAVVGECLADLAQQADQPFAFGYMPNPGYPAVRAALAEHLTQEQGIAIAADDLLLTCGAAGGINVFFRAVLTPGDEVICPIPYFVEYGFYAGNYGGVLKPVPTKAESFDLDIAAIEAAITPRTRVVLVNSPNNPTGQVYSIETLRELAAMLTRVSAGRERPIYLLADEPYRFLAYDGLEVPSVLPLYPYSLVIGSFSKNLSLPGERVGYVVVSPQLEGRGQLVAAMTIANRILGFVNAPAVGQALLLRALGQAVDRTIYERRRQAMAGVLTRAGYEFVMPRGAFYFFPKSPDADELVFLKRLTAERVLAVPGRGFGMPGYFRLAFCVDETVINRAEAGFAKALRG from the coding sequence GTGAAGCTGGTCACCGAGCAGATGGAGCAGTTTTTGGCAGGCGGAGCCTGGATTCGCCAGATTTTTGAACAGGGACTGGAGCTGAAAAAGCAGTACGGCGAAGACGCCGTGTGCGACTTCTCCCTTGGCAACCCCGATCTGCCGCCGCCGGCGGTGGTGGGCGAGTGTCTGGCCGATCTGGCCCAGCAGGCGGACCAGCCCTTTGCCTTCGGCTACATGCCAAATCCCGGCTATCCGGCCGTGCGAGCCGCCCTGGCCGAGCATCTGACCCAGGAACAGGGCATTGCCATCGCCGCCGATGACCTGCTTTTAACCTGCGGCGCGGCCGGCGGCATCAATGTCTTTTTCCGGGCGGTCCTGACCCCGGGCGACGAAGTCATCTGCCCCATCCCGTATTTTGTGGAATACGGCTTCTATGCCGGCAACTACGGCGGGGTTCTCAAGCCCGTGCCCACCAAGGCCGAGTCCTTCGATCTGGACATCGCGGCCATCGAGGCGGCCATCACCCCGCGCACCCGGGTGGTGCTCGTCAATTCGCCCAACAACCCGACCGGGCAGGTCTACAGTATCGAGACCCTGCGCGAACTGGCGGCCATGCTGACCCGCGTCTCGGCCGGCCGGGAACGCCCCATCTATCTCTTGGCCGACGAACCCTACCGCTTCCTGGCCTACGACGGGCTCGAGGTGCCGTCGGTGCTGCCGCTGTATCCGTACTCGCTGGTCATCGGCTCATTTTCCAAAAATCTGTCCCTGCCGGGCGAGCGGGTGGGCTATGTGGTGGTGTCGCCGCAGCTGGAAGGCCGGGGGCAGCTGGTTGCGGCCATGACCATTGCCAACCGCATTCTGGGCTTCGTCAACGCGCCGGCCGTAGGGCAGGCCCTGTTGCTGCGGGCGCTGGGGCAGGCCGTTGACCGCACCATCTATGAGCGTCGCCGGCAGGCCATGGCCGGGGTGCTGACCCGGGCCGGGTATGAATTCGTCATGCCGCGCGGGGCGTTTTATTTCTTCCCCAAATCGCCCGATGCCGACGAGCTGGTCTTTCTCAAGCGCCTGACCGCCGAGCGGGTCCTGGCCGTGCCGGGGCGCGGCTTCGGGATGCCGGGCTATTTCCGGCTGGCCTTTTGCGTGGACGAGACCGTCATCAACCGGGCCGAAGCCGGCTTTGCCAAGGCGCTTCGGGGGTAG
- a CDS encoding class I SAM-dependent methyltransferase encodes MTQASEQFDPTAHFDEDLAGRYDRRIRLFCPSYDALHHMIASLLSPIGEHARLLAAGVGTGAEIVNLGRLFPFWTFVGVDISSDMLSACRRRVSEAGIGNRAECINSRLQEYQSPLLFDAAISVFVAHFIKGHEEKIKYFRAIAENLKPGGTFVLADLHGDTGSDDCKKLLDAWLFSYALQGVSTEQFAKDKEHILRDVDFVPERELYALLTEAGFTSPVRFYQTFLFGGWVATKPC; translated from the coding sequence ATGACGCAGGCATCGGAACAATTTGACCCTACGGCGCACTTCGATGAAGACCTCGCGGGCAGGTATGATCGCAGGATTCGGCTGTTCTGTCCCAGCTACGATGCCTTGCATCACATGATTGCATCGTTGCTGTCCCCGATCGGTGAACATGCGAGGTTGCTTGCAGCCGGTGTCGGAACCGGCGCTGAAATCGTCAATCTTGGGAGACTGTTTCCTTTTTGGACTTTTGTCGGTGTTGATATTTCCTCCGATATGCTCAGTGCCTGTCGGCGGCGTGTTTCTGAAGCCGGTATCGGGAATCGGGCGGAGTGCATCAATAGTCGTTTGCAGGAGTACCAGTCGCCGCTTTTGTTCGACGCGGCAATTTCTGTCTTTGTAGCCCATTTCATCAAAGGTCATGAGGAAAAAATAAAGTACTTCCGCGCCATAGCCGAAAATCTGAAGCCGGGTGGAACTTTTGTTCTTGCCGACCTTCATGGAGACACCGGTTCTGATGATTGCAAAAAACTGTTGGATGCATGGCTTTTTTCGTACGCCTTGCAGGGCGTTTCCACGGAGCAATTTGCCAAGGACAAGGAGCACATTCTACGGGATGTGGATTTTGTCCCAGAACGGGAACTTTATGCTCTGCTCACTGAAGCAGGCTTCACTTCTCCCGTTCGATTCTACCAGACGTTTCTGTTTGGAGGCTGGGTAGCAACGAAGCCTTGCTGA
- a CDS encoding YkgJ family cysteine cluster protein, which produces MANCSPYRFREACARLPWLGALLEAYAILDAGIARAVAADSRNPACHSGCHACCLQPIPVSSLEVQGLRWFALTQLSGRPARLVGAALLLSPTGTGERCPFLVDGACSVYALRPMACREFVVFGRPCQSEEHVEALRPEDLLPLPEAAQSRAFAALLPHYGVVGPEAVATALRDRLILHDTRILRGHDWSSLAAALACK; this is translated from the coding sequence ATGGCAAACTGTTCGCCCTATCGGTTTCGCGAAGCCTGCGCCCGGCTGCCCTGGCTTGGCGCGTTGTTGGAAGCCTACGCCATCCTTGATGCCGGCATCGCCCGGGCCGTGGCCGCCGATTCCCGGAACCCGGCCTGCCACAGCGGCTGCCACGCCTGCTGCCTGCAGCCCATCCCGGTCTCGAGCCTGGAGGTCCAGGGGCTGCGCTGGTTCGCCCTGACCCAGCTGTCCGGCCGCCCGGCCCGGCTGGTGGGCGCGGCCTTGCTGCTCTCGCCGACCGGGACGGGGGAGCGCTGTCCGTTTCTGGTGGACGGGGCCTGTTCGGTCTATGCCCTGCGGCCCATGGCCTGCCGGGAATTCGTCGTCTTTGGCCGGCCGTGCCAGTCGGAAGAACATGTCGAGGCGCTTCGGCCGGAAGATCTCCTGCCCCTGCCCGAAGCGGCCCAGAGCCGGGCCTTTGCCGCACTGTTGCCGCATTACGGCGTTGTCGGTCCGGAGGCTGTCGCAACGGCTCTTCGTGACCGCCTGATTCTTCACGATACGCGGATTCTGCGTGGGCATGACTGGTCCAGCCTGGCTGCGGCCCTGGCCTGCAAATAA
- a CDS encoding RNA recognition motif domain-containing protein, which yields MSKKLYVGNLPFSTNEDELRDLFAAYGEVTSVKLIEDRETGRLRGFGFVEMAADGADAAMQGLNGKAFGGRDLRVNEAEERQPRAGGFGGDRSRRNSW from the coding sequence ATGTCCAAGAAACTCTATGTCGGCAATCTCCCCTTTTCCACCAATGAAGACGAACTGCGCGACCTGTTTGCCGCCTACGGCGAAGTCACCTCGGTGAAGCTCATCGAGGATCGCGAGACCGGCCGTCTGCGTGGATTCGGTTTCGTGGAGATGGCCGCCGACGGCGCCGACGCCGCCATGCAGGGCCTAAACGGCAAGGCCTTTGGCGGCCGCGACCTGCGGGTCAACGAGGCCGAGGAGCGTCAGCCCCGCGCCGGCGGCTTCGGCGGCGACCGTTCCCGTCGCAACAGCTGGTAG
- a CDS encoding very short patch repair endonuclease, whose protein sequence is MDTVSPAQRSRVMANVKGRDTRPERALRSLLFRHGFRFRLYQAGLPGKPDIVLPRYKTIIFVHGCFWHRHPGCKRASMPASNAAYWGRKFERTVARDATNKRILEHMGWRVIIVWECELRSLEREFDAFAAMIRRPVAAL, encoded by the coding sequence ATGGACACGGTGAGTCCCGCGCAACGAAGCAGGGTCATGGCCAACGTCAAGGGACGCGATACCCGGCCCGAGAGAGCATTGCGTTCGCTTTTGTTTCGGCACGGTTTCCGATTCAGGCTGTATCAGGCCGGCCTGCCTGGAAAACCCGACATCGTCTTGCCGCGCTACAAGACGATCATCTTTGTTCACGGCTGTTTCTGGCACCGCCATCCTGGTTGCAAACGCGCTTCCATGCCTGCTTCCAATGCAGCCTACTGGGGACGAAAGTTTGAGCGCACGGTGGCAAGGGATGCAACAAACAAAAGAATCTTGGAACATATGGGTTGGCGTGTGATTATTGTTTGGGAGTGTGAGTTGCGAAGCCTGGAACGCGAATTTGATGCCTTTGCGGCAATGATCCGCAGACCGGTTGCAGCATTATGA
- a CDS encoding DNA cytosine methyltransferase, giving the protein MNIAAGQAGAVAHDFREVGGARSAKPVFLDFFAGSGLVSHALSRWFDLAWANDVCGKKAAVFRANHPGKPFILGSVSEVRGGDVPSATLSWASFPCQDLSLAGAAKGIRASRSGLVWEWLRVMDAMDERPPVVVAENVVGLLSAHDGRHYKELHEALIGRGYRVGAIVLDAVHFVPQSRPRVFVVGVSQNVSIPPGLVGDGPNWLHPAAIARVAETTEAFIWWKLPKPHLRRHSLSDIVDRSRPCHDEATSQKNLALIPPAHRRRLEESGLDVVPGYRRIRDGRQVLELRFDDVAGCLRTPAGGSSRQLLVMRDGGRYKTRLLTAVEAARLMGAPRQFKLPGSDTDAYRAMGDAVAVPVAAFLARHLLSKLIPVHDEST; this is encoded by the coding sequence ATGAATATTGCTGCCGGTCAGGCCGGGGCTGTCGCTCATGATTTTCGGGAAGTCGGCGGTGCGCGGTCGGCAAAGCCCGTCTTCCTCGATTTTTTTGCAGGCAGCGGTTTGGTCAGCCATGCCCTGTCCCGGTGGTTCGACTTGGCCTGGGCCAATGACGTGTGTGGGAAAAAAGCTGCCGTGTTCAGGGCCAACCATCCGGGAAAACCGTTTATCCTGGGGTCTGTCTCCGAGGTGCGCGGGGGCGATGTGCCGTCGGCGACCTTGTCCTGGGCGAGTTTCCCTTGCCAGGATCTTTCGCTGGCCGGGGCGGCCAAGGGCATTCGGGCCAGTCGCAGCGGGCTTGTCTGGGAGTGGCTGCGCGTCATGGACGCCATGGACGAAAGGCCGCCTGTGGTTGTCGCGGAAAATGTCGTCGGTCTGTTGTCGGCCCATGACGGCCGGCACTACAAAGAACTGCACGAGGCCTTGATTGGACGCGGCTACCGGGTCGGGGCCATCGTGCTTGACGCTGTGCATTTTGTGCCCCAATCACGGCCCCGGGTTTTCGTCGTCGGGGTGAGCCAGAACGTCTCTATCCCCCCTGGCCTCGTCGGGGATGGTCCGAACTGGCTGCATCCTGCTGCCATTGCGCGTGTCGCCGAGACAACAGAGGCTTTTATCTGGTGGAAATTGCCCAAGCCGCATCTGCGGCGGCACTCCCTGTCAGACATTGTGGACCGTTCGCGTCCCTGCCATGACGAGGCGACCAGCCAGAAAAATCTGGCGCTCATTCCTCCTGCTCACAGGCGGCGGCTGGAAGAGAGCGGGCTTGACGTGGTTCCTGGCTACCGGCGTATCCGAGACGGTCGTCAAGTCCTGGAATTGCGGTTTGATGATGTAGCCGGTTGTCTGCGTACGCCGGCCGGCGGCAGCAGCCGGCAGCTCCTGGTGATGCGGGACGGCGGGCGTTATAAAACACGTTTGCTGACGGCCGTTGAAGCGGCGCGCTTGATGGGCGCCCCGCGACAGTTCAAATTGCCGGGCAGCGACACCGACGCCTATCGGGCCATGGGCGACGCCGTGGCTGTTCCCGTCGCAGCCTTTCTGGCGAGGCATTTGCTCTCTAAATTGATCCCGGTGCATGATGAATCCACTTGA
- a CDS encoding DUF4928 family protein has product MMNPLEKRLAEYRRLRRFVGKGQLAVALHVTRQAIRRGLPLSPDVLVTEGTGQVAGLSKSAVQAILADYGITRVLAEEGGRTSRGSLGNMRDYLTFINDLHSCGLADLQAIEAWWMKRVKDFFSGKPFVLRYDPGKSLRSLVADLLRQAVKRQKDNPGTMYAGTVLQHLVGAKLDLILPEHKQLEHHGASVADAPNARAGDFLVEGVAIHVTTAATEALIRKCIRNLESGLTPLIVTISESRPGVESLAKGFEVDARIDVVEAEQFIATNLYEWSQFDGSRRKQEIVKLFSRYNAIVESVETDPSLKIEIP; this is encoded by the coding sequence ATGATGAATCCACTTGAAAAGCGCTTGGCCGAATATCGCCGGCTTCGCCGGTTTGTCGGCAAAGGGCAGTTGGCCGTAGCCCTGCACGTCACGCGGCAGGCTATTCGTCGCGGGCTGCCGCTTTCGCCGGACGTTCTTGTGACCGAAGGGACAGGACAAGTCGCGGGGCTCAGTAAAAGCGCTGTGCAAGCTATCTTGGCTGACTACGGCATCACCCGCGTCCTGGCTGAGGAAGGGGGGCGCACCAGTCGAGGCAGCCTTGGCAACATGCGGGATTACCTAACTTTTATCAACGATCTTCACAGCTGTGGTCTCGCTGATCTGCAAGCGATTGAAGCTTGGTGGATGAAACGGGTAAAGGACTTCTTTTCCGGCAAGCCGTTTGTCCTTCGCTACGATCCTGGGAAATCTCTGCGGTCCCTTGTGGCTGATCTCCTCAGGCAGGCAGTTAAACGACAAAAAGACAATCCCGGAACCATGTATGCGGGCACGGTGTTGCAGCATCTCGTCGGCGCCAAGCTTGATCTTATTTTGCCTGAGCACAAACAGCTTGAGCATCATGGGGCCTCGGTCGCGGACGCGCCAAACGCCAGGGCAGGTGATTTTCTCGTTGAAGGCGTTGCGATTCATGTAACGACGGCAGCCACGGAAGCCTTGATCAGGAAGTGTATCCGTAATCTGGAAAGCGGCTTGACGCCCTTGATTGTGACAATATCGGAAAGTCGTCCAGGCGTTGAATCCTTGGCCAAAGGCTTTGAGGTCGATGCACGTATAGATGTTGTGGAAGCAGAACAATTTATTGCCACAAATCTCTATGAGTGGTCACAATTTGACGGCAGTCGGCGGAAACAGGAAATTGTGAAACTTTTTTCCAGATACAATGCCATTGTGGAGTCCGTAGAAACGGATCCCAGCCTTAAAATAGAAATTCCCTGA
- the ffh gene encoding signal recognition particle protein, with the protein MFDNLTDRLEDVFRKIRGQTRLTEENVQTALREVRLALLEADVNFKVVKDFVERVRERASGQDVLKSLTPGQQVVKIVHEELIEILGGQATDLDLSASPAVIMVVGLQGSGKTTTCAKLALKLRREFKRKPYLVPADVYRPAAIDQLHKLATQLDIEAYPSTPDQNPVDICRAALAEAKRTGHDVVLLDTAGRLHIDETLMDELAAIKADCQPGEILFVADAMTGQDAVTVAAAFNERLSITGVVLTKMDGDARGGAALSVRQVTGKPIKLVGTGEKVSDLELFYPDRAASRILGMGDILSLIEKAQTDVNAEEAAEMERKLRKAQFTLEDFRTQMRRIKKLGSLEGLLKLIPGMSQVRKQLGEVQMPEKEMDRVEAIINSMTKAERETPKLINTSRRERIAKGSGTTVLEVSQLLKNFTQMQKMMQRMMGGKGMPSMPKMPPGMKMPGMPPGMGGMGGMGGMPGMPGMPGMPPGMGGMGGAPGAPSKAAVESARAAAKKKKEQRKKRKKR; encoded by the coding sequence ATGTTCGACAACCTAACAGACAGACTCGAAGACGTCTTCCGCAAGATCAGGGGGCAGACCCGCCTGACCGAGGAAAATGTCCAGACCGCCCTGCGTGAAGTGCGTCTGGCCCTGCTTGAGGCCGACGTCAACTTCAAGGTCGTCAAGGACTTCGTCGAACGCGTGCGCGAACGCGCCTCCGGGCAGGACGTCCTGAAAAGCCTCACCCCGGGGCAGCAGGTGGTCAAGATCGTCCACGAGGAACTCATTGAGATCCTCGGCGGCCAGGCCACCGATCTTGATCTTTCCGCCAGCCCGGCCGTCATCATGGTCGTGGGGTTGCAGGGGTCGGGCAAAACCACCACCTGCGCCAAACTGGCGCTCAAGCTGCGCCGCGAGTTCAAGCGCAAGCCCTATCTGGTCCCGGCCGACGTCTACCGTCCCGCCGCCATCGACCAGCTCCACAAGCTTGCCACCCAGCTCGACATCGAGGCCTATCCGTCCACGCCGGACCAGAACCCGGTGGATATCTGCCGCGCCGCCCTGGCCGAGGCCAAGCGCACCGGGCACGACGTGGTGCTGCTCGACACCGCCGGCCGCCTGCACATCGACGAGACGCTCATGGACGAGCTGGCGGCCATCAAGGCCGATTGCCAGCCCGGCGAAATTTTGTTCGTGGCCGATGCCATGACCGGCCAGGACGCCGTCACCGTGGCCGCGGCCTTTAACGAACGCCTGAGCATCACCGGCGTTGTCCTGACCAAGATGGACGGCGATGCCCGGGGCGGCGCGGCTCTGTCCGTGCGCCAGGTGACGGGCAAGCCGATCAAGCTCGTGGGCACGGGTGAAAAAGTCTCTGACCTGGAGCTTTTCTATCCCGACCGGGCCGCCTCGCGCATCCTGGGCATGGGCGACATCCTGAGCCTGATTGAGAAGGCCCAGACCGACGTCAATGCCGAGGAAGCGGCCGAGATGGAGCGCAAGCTGCGAAAGGCCCAGTTCACCCTGGAAGACTTTCGCACCCAGATGCGCCGCATCAAGAAGCTCGGCTCCCTGGAGGGGCTGTTAAAGCTCATCCCGGGCATGTCCCAGGTCCGAAAGCAGCTCGGTGAAGTCCAGATGCCGGAGAAGGAGATGGACCGGGTCGAGGCCATCATCAACTCCATGACCAAGGCCGAGCGGGAGACGCCCAAGCTCATCAACACCAGCCGTCGGGAGCGCATTGCCAAGGGTTCCGGCACCACGGTCCTGGAAGTCAGCCAGCTGCTGAAAAATTTCACCCAGATGCAGAAGATGATGCAGCGCATGATGGGCGGCAAGGGCATGCCGTCCATGCCCAAGATGCCGCCGGGCATGAAGATGCCCGGAATGCCCCCCGGCATGGGGGGGATGGGCGGCATGGGCGGCATGCCTGGGATGCCCGGCATGCCGGGGATGCCGCCGGGCATGGGCGGTATGGGCGGAGCCCCCGGCGCGCCAAGCAAGGCTGCGGTGGAAAGTGCCCGGGCCGCTGCCAAGAAGAAGAAAGAACAACGGAAAAAACGGAAAAAACGCTAG
- the rpsP gene encoding 30S ribosomal protein S16 yields the protein MAMRLRLTRMGSKKRPFYRIVAMNSETRRDGRALEYLGYYNPMVDPAEIKVDGERVRAWLALGAKPTDTVRALLQKAGV from the coding sequence ATGGCTATGAGACTGCGCCTGACCCGCATGGGTTCGAAAAAGCGCCCGTTTTACCGCATTGTCGCCATGAATTCCGAGACCCGCCGCGATGGCCGCGCCCTGGAATACCTCGGCTATTACAACCCCATGGTTGACCCGGCGGAGATAAAAGTGGATGGTGAAAGAGTACGGGCCTGGCTGGCGCTCGGCGCCAAGCCCACGGACACCGTGCGCGCCCTGCTCCAGAAGGCAGGCGTCTAG
- a CDS encoding KH domain-containing protein: MLKDLIEYVAKSLVDNPDEVHVSEIEGEQTSVIELKVAKEDLGKVIGKQGRTARAMRTILGAASTKARKRSVLEILE; the protein is encoded by the coding sequence ATGTTGAAGGACTTGATCGAATATGTGGCGAAATCGTTAGTGGATAATCCGGACGAAGTGCATGTGTCGGAGATTGAAGGCGAGCAGACCTCGGTCATCGAACTCAAGGTGGCCAAGGAAGATCTCGGCAAAGTCATCGGCAAACAGGGGCGCACCGCCCGGGCCATGCGCACCATCCTCGGCGCGGCCTCGACCAAGGCCCGCAAGCGCTCGGTCCTGGAAATCCTCGAATAA